A region of Diospyros lotus cultivar Yz01 chromosome 3, ASM1463336v1, whole genome shotgun sequence DNA encodes the following proteins:
- the LOC127798181 gene encoding uncharacterized protein LOC127798181: MECNRDEAIRAKEIAEMKFTAKDIVGAKKFAAKAQSLYPSLEGIQQMLDTLDIYLSAENRINGEADWYGILGVNPLADEEIVRKQYRKLALMLHPDKNKSVGAEGAFKLISEAWSLLSDKSKRSAYDQKRNVKVFQQKAPPTNGGPSAPSRSTGFPNVSKSATTHTKGVHKGNTNKSAASHGSASPHQRPHTFWTVCHRCKTQYEYLRTYLNHNLLCPNCHEPFFAVETAPPPSSCSRVPPQWKYSQQQQQQNSNHQEASVSTAGRNKSASVPDSSKGQWAPFSKTSNTSSVAQAATMVQQAYEKVKREREEAQAATKREEAVRKKTNASRRTSSVSSSNAVKRRRGTENLGAMKYGRANANPMGMGTGRAGTANLSGVKQGNSHPEASGHYKPRAAWDLSHLEIQGLLIEKARLEIDKKLNEWTSATASKGMEKVNEKGKEEVKEIDNGMVNGAKQDQHITGKPDDMKNENHEKELSAGRSSGNVNKVPLEPVSIDVIDPDFHDFDKDRNEQCFGENQVWAAYDDDDGMPRYYAMIHDVISRNPFKARISWLNSKTNNELGPLNWVGSGFSKTCGDFRVGKHEVNHSLNSFSHKIRWTKGAHGAVRIFPRKGDIWALYRNWSPEWNELTADEIIHKYDMVEVLEDYDEQLGVTVTPLVKVAGFKTVFHLHLDAREVKRIPREEMFRFSHQVPSYMLTGQEAPKALKGCWELDPAATPLELLHAVIDAKDEHVAGSEGTNSVGEAVDDSAKSNNKEVDESSAISSEK; encoded by the coding sequence ATGGAGTGCAATAGAGATGAGGCTATCAGGGCTAAAGAAATTGCTGAGATGAAGTTTACAGCAAAGGACATTGTGGGGGCAAAGAAATTTGCTGCAAAAGCCCAGTCATTATACCCCAGTCTTGAAGGTATTCAGCAAATGTTGGACACCTTGGACATCTATCTTTCTGCAGAGAACCGAATAAATGGAGAAGCGGATTGGTATGGTATACTTGGTGTGAATCCTCTTGCAGATGAAGAGATTGTAAGGAAACAGTATAGGAAGCTGGCGCTCATGCTTCACCCTGATAAAAACAAGTCTGTAGGGGCTGAAGGTGCATTTAAGCTTATTTCAGAGGCTTGGAGTTTGTTGTCTGATAAAAGCAAGAGATCAGCATATGACCAGAAGAGGAACGTTAAAGTGTTCCAGCAGAAAGCTCCACCTACAAATGGGGGTCCATCAGCACCATCTAGGTCAACTGGTTTTCCAAATGTCAGTAAAAGTGCAACTACACACACAAAAGGAGTTCACAAAGGCAATACCAATAAGTCTGCTGCTTCTCATGGTTCTGCTTCACCTCACCAGAGACCTCATACCTTTTGGACCGTGTGCCATCGGTGCAAGACTCAGTATGAATATCTCAGAACATATCTCAACCATAATCTGCTTTGTCCCAACTGCCATGAACCATTCTTTGCAGTAGAAACTGCTCCACCTCCTTCCAGTTGTTCTAGAGTCCCCCCTCAATGGAAGTATtcccagcagcagcagcagcagaacTCAAATCATCAGGAAGCAAGTGTATCTACTGCAGGAAGAAATAAATCAGCCAGTGTTCCCGATTCATCTAAGGGCCAGTGGGCTCCATTCTCTAAAACATCTAATACTTCTTCTGTTGCTCAAGCTGCAACTATGGTTCAACAGGCATATGAGAAAGTTAAACGGGAGCGTGAGGAAGCTCAGGCAGCCACTAAAAGAGAGGAGGCTGTACGAAAGAAAACCAATGCTTCTAGGAGAACAAGCAGTGTTTCATCATCTAATGctgtgaagagaagaagaggtaCAGAGAATCTCGGTGCAATGAAATATGGAAGGGCCAATGCGAATCCAATGGGCATGGGTACTGGAAGAGCTGGAACTGCAAATTTATCTGGAGTTAAACAAGGAAATTCTCACCCCGAAGCCAGTGGACACTATAAGCCTAGGGCTGCATGGGATTTATCCCATCTTGAAATTCAGGGCTTATTGATTGAGAAGGCAAGACTGGAAATTGACAAGAAGCTAAATGAATGGACCTCTGCTACTGCATCCAAAGGCATGGAGAAAGTGAATGAGAAAGGAAAGGAGGAAGTAAAGGAAATAGACAATGGAATGGTAAATGGTGCCAAACAGGATCAGCATATAACTGGCAAGCCAGATGATATGAAGAATGAAAATCATGAAAAAGAGTTGAGTGCTGGACGTTCAAGTGGCAATGTGAATAAAGTGCCTTTAGAGCCAGTGTCAATAGATGTAATAGATCCAGATTTTCATGATTTTGACAAGGATCGTAACGAACAGTGTTTTGGGGAGAACCAGGTATGGGCTgcatatgatgatgatgatggtatgCCTCGTTATTATGCCATGATTCACGATGTGATCTCTAGGAATCCATTCAAGGCGCGGATCAGTTGGCTTAACTCAAAAACCAACAATGAGTTGGGCCCCCTTAACTGGGTTGGTTCTGGTTTCTCCAAGACATGTGGAGATTTCAGAGTAGGCAAGCATGAAGTCAATCATTCTCTGAACTCTTTCTCACACAAGATTAGATGGACAAAAGGTGCACATGGGGCTGTTCGCATATTTCCTAGGAAGGGGGACATCTGGGCTCTCTATAGGAACTGGTCTCCTGAATGGAATGAGCTGACGGCAGATGAGATAATTCACAAGTATGATATGGTGGAAGTGCTTGAAGACTATGATGAGCAACTAGGAGTGACTGTTACTCCACTCGTCAAAGTTGCTGGCTTCAAGACAGTGTTCCACCTCCACTTGGATGCAAGGGAAGTCAAAAGAATTCCTAGAGAAGAGATGTTCCGATTTTCTCATCAGGTTCCTTCATACATGCTTACCGGTCAAGAAGCTCCAAAAGCTCTGAAGGGATGTTGGGAGCTGGACCCTGCAGCTACTCCTCTGGAGCTTCTCCATGCTGTGATAGATGCTAAGGACGAACATGTTGCAGGGAGTGAAGGAACTAATTCAGTAGGTGAAGCAGTAGATGATTCTGCAAAATCAAACAATAAAGAAGTGGATGAGAGTTCTGCTATATCAAGTGAGAAATAA